A window from Solanum stenotomum isolate F172 chromosome 5, ASM1918654v1, whole genome shotgun sequence encodes these proteins:
- the LOC125865808 gene encoding multiprotein-bridging factor 1b has product MSGISQDWEPVVIRKKAPTSAARKDEKAVNAARRSGAEIETVKKSNAGSNRAASSSTSLNTRKLDEDTENLSHEKVPTELKKAIMQARQDKKLTQSQLAQLINEKPQIIQEYESGKAIPNQQIISKLERALGAKLRGKK; this is encoded by the exons atgagTGGAATATCGCAAGACTGGGAGCCGGTAGTAATCAGGAAGAAGGCGCCTACCTCCGCCGCTCGCAAGGATGAGAAAGCCGTTAACGCCGCCCGTCGCTCCGGCGCCGAGATCGAAACCGTTAAGAAGT CTAATGCAGGCTCAAACAGGGCTGCCTCTAGTAGTACATCATTGAACACTAGGAAACTTGATGAAGACACTGAGAATTTGTCTC ATGAAAAGGTACCAACTGAACTGAAGAAAGCTATCATGCAAGCACGACAAGACAAGAAGCTGACTCAGTCTCAACTTGCTCAA TTGATAAATGAGAAGCCACAGATTATCCAAGAATATGAGTCGGGAAAGGCAATTCCAAACCAACAGATAATCTCAAAACTGGAGAGAGCTCTTGGAGCAAAACTTCGAGGAAAGAAATAA